The DNA window TGCTGGAAGCCGGGGTGCGCTTCGTCCATGCCCGGCATCAAAGCCTGGGCGCCGGCCGGCAGCGCCTGTCCCAGCAGCGAGGCGGACAGCAATGCCGCAAGCAGGCGCCGTCCGCGGCGGTGTGGACGCGCCCCGCCTTGCGGCGTGTTGACGCGCTCGGGCGCCTCCGCGCCGGAATTCGTCGTTGCCGCCGTCTGTTGCTGCTGGTCACAGGCTCGCATTGCCCTATCCTCCCTGTCGTGTCGTCTGACGTTTGACCGCCGCTGCCGCTACCCGCGATGGTTCCGGTCTCCAGGTCAGGCCCGGCACCAAGAACCCAAGCGGAGGTCTCGCCTTGCGTCATGTCCTGTTGTCGAGGGCCGTTGCCGGCCTTCTGTTTCTGTCACTTCTTCTGCCCACGGCCGTCGAGGCGGCCGAACCCCAGAAAATCGCCATCTTCGATATCGAGTTGCTGAACACCAGCCTGGAAAAGACCACCGATGCCGAAAACAACCGGCTCACCATGATGGGGGACATGCTGCGGGACTATTACCGGGCCAATCCGGGCTTCGAAGTGGTCGATACCCCTGAACTTCGCGCGGCCGGTCGCCAGAACAATCTTCAGTCCTGCGGTGGCTGCGACACCAGGATCGCCGGTGAGGCGGGCGCCGACTTGTCCATGACCGGCGTGGTCCAGAAGGTCTCGAACCTGATCCTCTCCTTCACGCTCTACATCCGTTCCACCGAGACCGGAAAACTCGTCGAGGTTGCCGGCACCGATATCCGCGGCAACACCGACGAGAGCTGGCAGCACGGCATCAAGTGGCTGGCACGCAATCGACTTCACGTTCTGCCCGCAAAGTGACGCGCGGCCATTCGGTTGAATGTCCGGGAGCCTACATGCGATTGACGGCAAATCCGAAGTTACAAAAAATTTAGGTCGCAGAGGCGCCTGCCTCGCCTATAGATGGACGACGTTCCGGAGCGGCTGGCAGCCGCTCCGGACCATGCATCAAGTTCGGAGCCGAGTGAGAGCCGTCAAGGCCGGGCCCGTTCCACAGGAGGAAAGTTGCGCAATGAATCCGATCGATATCGTGCTCACCGTCTGCATGCTTGCCAATCCCTCGAACTGCTTCGAGCACCGGCTGCAGTACCAGTCCGTTGAACCGATCAAGCAGTGCGTCTTCGATGCGCAATTCTATATTGCCCAGTATATGGGGGAGCATCCGGAGCTGAAGCTGGCCAAATGGGGTTGCGCCTACCCCGAAGGCAACGAGGACCAGCCGCAGAAGCAGTCCTGATCGACAGGTCATCCAACGCGGAAAGAGCCACGGCATGGTGGATACGGCGCTCGAAGAGGCCGACGGGATAGCGCTGGACATCACCGGGCTGTCCTATGCGTATGGCGCGCGCAAGGCGCTCGACAACGTCAGCTTCACGGTTCGCTCCGGCCGCTTCACCGCCTTGCTCGGTCCGAATGGCGCGGGAAAATCGACCCTTTTTTCGCTGATCACGCGCCTCTTCGATACCCGCGAGGGCTCGATCTCCATCGCCGGAAAGAGCCTGCACGACCATGGCGCCTCGGCGCTCAGCCCGCTCGGCGTCGTCTTCCAGCAGACGACCCTCGATCTCGATCTCAGCGTCCGGCAGAACCTTCGCTATTTCGCGCGCCTGCGCGGCATGTCGATGCGCGATGCCAACCGGCGCATCGAGGAGGAATTGACGCGCTTCGACATGGCCGACCGGGCGAAGGAAAAGGTGCGCAACCTGAACGGCGGTCATCGCCGCCGTGTCGAGATCGCCCGCGCGCTGCTGCATGATCCTCAGGTGGTGCTGCTCGACGAGCCGACGGTGGGCCTCGATGTGCCGAGCCGCAAGGCGATCGTCGAGTATGTTCATCAGCTTGCCCGCGAACGCGGCATCGCGCTGCTCTGGGCGACGCATCTGATCGATGAAATTCGATCCGACGACGATCTCGTCGTGCTGCATCAGGGCAGGGTGGTCGACAAGGGCCGGACGTCGGACGTCATCGCCCGCTCCGGTGCCGCCGACCTCGATGGCGCCTTCGCCAGGCTGACCGGCCGGCCGCCGGCCAACGAGATCCCGGCGGGAGACGCCCCATGAGCTGGATCGTCTATCTCCGCGCCTTCGTCGGCATCGTGCTGAGGGAAATCCTGCGCTTCCTGCAGCAGCGCGAGCGCTTCTTTTCCGCCCTCGTGCGGCCGCTCGTCTGGCTTCTCGTCTTTGCCGCCGGCTTTCGCGCCGTGCTCGGCATCGCGATCCAGCCGCCCTATCAGACGTATATCACCTACGACGTCTACATCATCCCCGGGCTGATCGCGATGATCCAGCTCTTCAACGGCATGCAGTCCTCGCTCTCCATGGTCTACGATCGTGAGATGGGATCGATGCGCGTGCTGCTGACGACCCCCTTGCCGCGCTGGTTCCTGCTGGTCGCGAAACTCTTCGCCGGCACGGCCGTCTCGGTGATCCAGGTCTATGCCTTCCTGGCGGTTTCGGCGCTCTTCGGCACCAAGTTCCCCTTCTGGGGCTATGTTTCGGTGCTGCCGGTGATGATCCTCACCGGGCTCATGCTCGGGGCGCTCGGCATGTTCCTGTCGTCGACCATCAAGCAGCTTGAGAATTTTGCCGGAGTGATGAACTTCGTCATCTTCCCGACCTTCTTTCTGTCGTCGGCCCTCTATCCGCTCTGGCGCATGCGGGAATCGAGCTACGTCGTCTGGCAGATCTGTTCGGCCAATCCCTTCACCTATGCGGTCGAGGCCTTGCGTTTCGGCCTATATGCCAAGGTGGATCCGCTGGCGCTGGCCATTGTTCTCGGGGCCCTGCTGGTCTTCCTGGCCGGCGCCATCTGGGGTTACAACCCGACGCGCGGATTCACCGCCCGCAAGGCCGGCGGAAGCTGACGTCTGCCACAAAATTGCACCGGTTGTTCTTTAGACTGCAAAGTTCGTTGCACGTTTGATCCTGAAAGGCTCAATCGTCGCAGCGATGGGATTGCTGTTTCTGCGTCGTCTCGATCTGTTAATATGGTTAACCAGCAAAACGCTGGAACAAAATAAAGAATGACGGGTCAGCGCAGGCCAGAAGACCAGCCGGAAAGGAGGCTCCTGCGCATCCAGAGGAGGAAGCACCTTGGGCCTCTTTGCGAACGTCCGCCTTGGCCGGCAATTTTCCATGCCGCCCGGGCCTGAATCCCCCATTCCTTTCTCGAACGGATGGTTTTCGGTCCTCGCCTACAGACTGTCGGCGGCAACGTTCTGTTGCCTCGTCTGGGCCGCCGTCGCGCTGCTTGTGTTTTATGTGAGCGTATAGGGTCGCCGGGCTCGCGTCGGTCCGGTTGGACCGGCGTTGGGCAAGCCGGCGGACAGGCAAGGTCGGGCGCGAGGTTCGCCGTCCGGCGAGATGCAGTTCGTCAGCGCCAGACAAGAAAAACGGCACCGGATCAGAGGATCGTCGGTGCCGTTGCTGTTTTCGATGGCCGCATGTGCATTGCCCCGCCGATGGCGGCAGAGGCCTGCATCAATAGTAGTACTTCTGGCGGAACTTGCCGGCGTCGACTTCGCGCTGGCGGCGTTCCAGGTCGACCATGTCGGTGGCTTGGCTGATATAGGCCATTTCCGGGTCGTAGGTCCGGAAGTCGTGCACGGCTTTGCGCAACTTCTTGATCGGTCCGAACATTTTCTCATTCCCTT is part of the Hartmannibacter diazotrophicus genome and encodes:
- a CDS encoding DUF3280 domain-containing protein, giving the protein MRHVLLSRAVAGLLFLSLLLPTAVEAAEPQKIAIFDIELLNTSLEKTTDAENNRLTMMGDMLRDYYRANPGFEVVDTPELRAAGRQNNLQSCGGCDTRIAGEAGADLSMTGVVQKVSNLILSFTLYIRSTETGKLVEVAGTDIRGNTDESWQHGIKWLARNRLHVLPAK
- a CDS encoding ABC transporter ATP-binding protein, which codes for MVDTALEEADGIALDITGLSYAYGARKALDNVSFTVRSGRFTALLGPNGAGKSTLFSLITRLFDTREGSISIAGKSLHDHGASALSPLGVVFQQTTLDLDLSVRQNLRYFARLRGMSMRDANRRIEEELTRFDMADRAKEKVRNLNGGHRRRVEIARALLHDPQVVLLDEPTVGLDVPSRKAIVEYVHQLARERGIALLWATHLIDEIRSDDDLVVLHQGRVVDKGRTSDVIARSGAADLDGAFARLTGRPPANEIPAGDAP
- a CDS encoding ABC transporter permease, with protein sequence MSWIVYLRAFVGIVLREILRFLQQRERFFSALVRPLVWLLVFAAGFRAVLGIAIQPPYQTYITYDVYIIPGLIAMIQLFNGMQSSLSMVYDREMGSMRVLLTTPLPRWFLLVAKLFAGTAVSVIQVYAFLAVSALFGTKFPFWGYVSVLPVMILTGLMLGALGMFLSSTIKQLENFAGVMNFVIFPTFFLSSALYPLWRMRESSYVVWQICSANPFTYAVEALRFGLYAKVDPLALAIVLGALLVFLAGAIWGYNPTRGFTARKAGGS
- a CDS encoding DUF3563 family protein → MFGPIKKLRKAVHDFRTYDPEMAYISQATDMVDLERRQREVDAGKFRQKYYY